A region from the Paenarthrobacter aurescens genome encodes:
- a CDS encoding HNH endonuclease signature motif containing protein: protein MDRMQGSQHVSVASPPDLPAGIPVSSPVAPEMAVGALGVRGLRLALLSLPMSAGSSELIDEMRHLEELKSAVSARQARAAVALDLAQRAGQAHAGVPDSKCDTGVAAQVALARRESPNKGSRLFGLAKTLVMEMPRTMAALESGQINEWRATLLVKETACLSVEDRAAVDEELAPDSGTFDGAGDKAIIAAAKAAAYRRDPRSVAQRASHAATERTVSLRPAPDTMTYLTALLPVAQGVAVYAALNRTADSMRSSGDARTRGQVMADTLIERVTGTPGGVSGINLNLVMTDRALFQGDSEPARLEGYGIVPSEWARALLVEDQCGSEDQPQPDQEPTDRSGFAVLLRRLYTAPGSGELLTMDSKARFFPQQLRRFIRIRDHTCRTPYCDAPIRHIDHVIPWHSEGSTNLHNGAGLCEACNHTKENPGWSAKSMPGDVHTIRVSTPTGHSYKSKAPPLPGHKSTRLRN from the coding sequence ATGGACAGAATGCAGGGATCGCAGCACGTATCAGTGGCTTCGCCGCCGGATCTGCCTGCCGGTATCCCGGTTTCCTCGCCTGTAGCTCCTGAAATGGCTGTTGGCGCTTTGGGCGTTCGCGGACTCAGGCTTGCACTGCTGTCGCTTCCCATGAGCGCCGGCTCTTCTGAGCTGATAGATGAGATGCGCCATCTTGAGGAGCTGAAGTCTGCTGTTTCCGCCCGGCAGGCCCGGGCTGCGGTGGCGCTCGATCTTGCGCAGCGAGCCGGGCAAGCCCACGCGGGGGTGCCAGATTCAAAGTGCGACACAGGGGTTGCTGCACAGGTGGCGCTGGCACGGCGGGAGTCACCCAACAAAGGATCAAGGCTTTTTGGTCTTGCCAAAACGCTGGTCATGGAGATGCCGCGGACCATGGCAGCGCTGGAGTCGGGGCAAATAAACGAGTGGCGGGCCACGCTGCTGGTGAAGGAAACAGCCTGCCTGTCCGTCGAGGACCGGGCCGCAGTGGACGAGGAACTTGCCCCTGACTCCGGAACCTTCGACGGAGCCGGAGACAAAGCCATCATCGCCGCCGCAAAAGCAGCCGCATATCGTCGCGATCCCCGGTCAGTGGCCCAGCGGGCCAGTCACGCCGCCACGGAACGGACCGTCAGCCTACGTCCCGCACCGGACACCATGACGTACCTGACGGCGCTTCTCCCCGTTGCCCAGGGCGTAGCCGTCTATGCCGCGCTCAACCGGACGGCCGACTCCATGCGCTCCAGCGGAGACGCCCGGACCCGTGGGCAGGTCATGGCAGACACCCTGATCGAACGCGTTACCGGAACGCCGGGAGGTGTCTCAGGTATCAACCTCAACCTTGTGATGACCGATCGCGCGCTCTTCCAAGGCGACTCTGAGCCTGCCCGGCTGGAAGGCTATGGAATCGTACCCTCGGAATGGGCCAGGGCGCTTCTGGTTGAGGATCAATGCGGCTCTGAGGATCAGCCCCAGCCTGACCAGGAGCCAACGGATCGCAGCGGGTTCGCAGTGCTGCTCCGCCGCCTCTACACCGCTCCCGGCAGCGGTGAGCTCCTTACGATGGACTCAAAAGCACGCTTCTTCCCCCAACAGTTGAGGCGCTTCATCCGCATCCGGGACCACACGTGCCGTACGCCTTACTGCGACGCGCCCATCCGACACATCGACCACGTCATTCCTTGGCATTCAGAAGGCAGCACCAACCTCCACAATGGGGCCGGGCTTTGTGAAGCCTGCAACCACACAAAGGAAAATCCTGGCTGGTCCGCAAAGAGCATGCC